One window of the Saccopteryx bilineata isolate mSacBil1 chromosome 2, mSacBil1_pri_phased_curated, whole genome shotgun sequence genome contains the following:
- the CCR10 gene encoding C-C chemokine receptor type 10 isoform X2: MGTETSEQVSWGPYSGDDEEAYSAEPLPELCYKADVQALSRTFQSSVSLTVAALGLAGNGLVLATHLAARRAARSPTFAHLLQLALADLLLALTLPFVAAGALRGWSLGSITCRVISGLYSASFYAGFLFLACISADRYMAITRALPAGPRPSRTSQAHLVSVMVWLLSLLLALPALIYSQDRQREGQRRCRLIFPEGLTQTVKGASALAQVVLGFALPLGVMAACYALLGRTLLAARGPERRRALRVVVALVVAFVVLQLPYSLALLLDTADLLAARERSCPASKRKDLALLVTGSLALARCGLNPVLYAFLGLRFRQDLRRLLRGGSCNSVPHPRGRCPRRPRLSSCSAPTETHNASFWNN; the protein is encoded by the exons ATGGGGACCGAGACTTCAGAACAG GTCTCCTGGGGCCCCTACTCCGGGGACGATGAGGAGGCATACTCAGCTGAGCCATTGCCAGAGCTTTGCTACAAGGCGGATGTCCAAGCCCTCAGTCGAACCTTCCAATCCAGTGTCTCCCTGACGGTGGCTGCCCTGGGTCTGGCAGGCAATGGCCTGGTCCTGGCCACCCACTTGGCAGCCCGACGTGCTGCCCGCTCACCCACCTTCGCCCACCTGctccagctggccctggccgaCCTTCTGTTGGCCTTGACCCTGCCCTTTGTCGCAGCCGGCGCTCTGCGGGGCTGGAGTCTGGGAAGCATCACCTGCCGTGTCATCTCGGGCCTCTACTCAGCCTCCTTCTACGCAGGCTTCCTCTTCCTGGCCTGTATTAGCGCCGACCGCTACATGGCCATTACTCGGGCCCTCCCAGCTGGACCTAGGCCCTCCAGGACAAGCCAAGCACACTTGGTCTCAGTCATGGTGTGGCTACTGTCGCTACTCCTGGCACTGCCTGCTCTCATTTACAGCCAGGACCGGCAACGAGAAGGCCAGCGGCGCTGCCGTCTCATCTTCCCCGAGGGCCTCACGCAGACGGTGAAGGGGGCAAGTGCGTTGGCACAGGTGGTCCTGGGCTTCGCGCTGCCGCTGGGAGTAATGGCGGCCTGCTATGCACTTCTGGGCCGCACGCTGCTGGCCGCCAGGGGGCCGGAGCGCCGACGCGCGCTGCGCGTCGtggtggctctggtggtggcctTCGTGGTGCTGCAGCTTCCTTACAGTCTCGCCCTGCTATTGGATACAGCCGACCTACTGGCGGCCCGTGAACGGAGCTGCCCTGCCAGTAAGCGCAAGGATCTGGCACTGCTGGTGACCGGGAGCTTGGCTCTCGCCCGCTGCGGCCTCAACCCCGTGCTCTATGCCTTTCTGGGCTTGCGCTTCCGCCAGGACCTGCGGAGGTTGCTCCGGGGTGGGAGCTGCAACTCAGTGCCTCACCCGCGCGGCCGCTGCCCCCGGCGGCCCCGCCTCTCTTCCTGCTCCGCTCCCACCGAGACCCACAATGCTTCCTTCTGGAACAACTAG
- the CCR10 gene encoding C-C chemokine receptor type 10 isoform X1, translated as MQKSRRRILQVSWGPYSGDDEEAYSAEPLPELCYKADVQALSRTFQSSVSLTVAALGLAGNGLVLATHLAARRAARSPTFAHLLQLALADLLLALTLPFVAAGALRGWSLGSITCRVISGLYSASFYAGFLFLACISADRYMAITRALPAGPRPSRTSQAHLVSVMVWLLSLLLALPALIYSQDRQREGQRRCRLIFPEGLTQTVKGASALAQVVLGFALPLGVMAACYALLGRTLLAARGPERRRALRVVVALVVAFVVLQLPYSLALLLDTADLLAARERSCPASKRKDLALLVTGSLALARCGLNPVLYAFLGLRFRQDLRRLLRGGSCNSVPHPRGRCPRRPRLSSCSAPTETHNASFWNN; from the exons ATGCAGAAGAGCCGGAGACGCATCCTGCAG GTCTCCTGGGGCCCCTACTCCGGGGACGATGAGGAGGCATACTCAGCTGAGCCATTGCCAGAGCTTTGCTACAAGGCGGATGTCCAAGCCCTCAGTCGAACCTTCCAATCCAGTGTCTCCCTGACGGTGGCTGCCCTGGGTCTGGCAGGCAATGGCCTGGTCCTGGCCACCCACTTGGCAGCCCGACGTGCTGCCCGCTCACCCACCTTCGCCCACCTGctccagctggccctggccgaCCTTCTGTTGGCCTTGACCCTGCCCTTTGTCGCAGCCGGCGCTCTGCGGGGCTGGAGTCTGGGAAGCATCACCTGCCGTGTCATCTCGGGCCTCTACTCAGCCTCCTTCTACGCAGGCTTCCTCTTCCTGGCCTGTATTAGCGCCGACCGCTACATGGCCATTACTCGGGCCCTCCCAGCTGGACCTAGGCCCTCCAGGACAAGCCAAGCACACTTGGTCTCAGTCATGGTGTGGCTACTGTCGCTACTCCTGGCACTGCCTGCTCTCATTTACAGCCAGGACCGGCAACGAGAAGGCCAGCGGCGCTGCCGTCTCATCTTCCCCGAGGGCCTCACGCAGACGGTGAAGGGGGCAAGTGCGTTGGCACAGGTGGTCCTGGGCTTCGCGCTGCCGCTGGGAGTAATGGCGGCCTGCTATGCACTTCTGGGCCGCACGCTGCTGGCCGCCAGGGGGCCGGAGCGCCGACGCGCGCTGCGCGTCGtggtggctctggtggtggcctTCGTGGTGCTGCAGCTTCCTTACAGTCTCGCCCTGCTATTGGATACAGCCGACCTACTGGCGGCCCGTGAACGGAGCTGCCCTGCCAGTAAGCGCAAGGATCTGGCACTGCTGGTGACCGGGAGCTTGGCTCTCGCCCGCTGCGGCCTCAACCCCGTGCTCTATGCCTTTCTGGGCTTGCGCTTCCGCCAGGACCTGCGGAGGTTGCTCCGGGGTGGGAGCTGCAACTCAGTGCCTCACCCGCGCGGCCGCTGCCCCCGGCGGCCCCGCCTCTCTTCCTGCTCCGCTCCCACCGAGACCCACAATGCTTCCTTCTGGAACAACTAG